A single region of the Bacteroidota bacterium genome encodes:
- a CDS encoding alpha/beta hydrolase — protein MGTTINIRYKHSAIHFTRYGKGAATLFAFHGFSETGTSFLPLVPILGKRYTIYAFDLPFHGGTKWLEKQPFTKSDLEAIILQFCKEHHIVHFSLLGFSMGGKCALHLTQVMPEKIDALWLLASDGIKTNKIYNVAVYPKWGRELFRTTINHPGWFFAVVNTATSLKLLTPWLKKFTYNHMDTREKRMRLYNTWISMAAFNPDIQLVKQKINTYQIPVRLFFGKRDEVIPVSVGAYFAEGLDNCELIQLERGHYFIDEKINPFLDAVLSELPENKQTTI, from the coding sequence TTGGGAACCACAATTAATATACGCTATAAACATTCTGCGATTCATTTTACCCGTTATGGAAAAGGTGCAGCAACACTTTTTGCATTTCACGGATTTAGTGAAACGGGAACAAGTTTTTTACCACTAGTTCCCATTTTGGGAAAACGTTATACCATTTATGCTTTTGATTTACCTTTCCATGGCGGTACAAAATGGTTAGAAAAACAACCTTTTACAAAGTCTGATTTAGAAGCAATTATTTTACAATTTTGTAAGGAACATCACATAGTCCATTTTTCACTTTTAGGATTTAGTATGGGCGGAAAATGTGCATTGCACTTAACGCAAGTTATGCCCGAAAAAATTGATGCTTTATGGCTTTTAGCGAGTGATGGAATTAAAACAAATAAAATTTACAACGTTGCCGTATATCCAAAATGGGGCAGAGAATTATTTCGCACAACAATTAATCACCCGGGTTGGTTTTTTGCTGTGGTGAATACGGCAACTTCATTAAAATTATTAACCCCATGGTTGAAAAAATTTACCTACAACCACATGGATACCCGCGAAAAACGTATGCGTTTATATAATACCTGGATCAGCATGGCGGCATTTAATCCGGATATCCAATTAGTAAAACAAAAAATAAATACTTATCAAATTCCGGTGCGTTTGTTTTTTGGTAAACGCGATGAGGTAATTCCTGTTTCAGTAGGTGCATATTTTGCCGAAGGGCTCGACAACTGTGAGCTGATTCAGTTGGAGCGGGGACATTATTTTATCGATGAAAAAATTAATCCTTTTTTGGATGCGGTGTTGTCAGAATTACCCGAAAACAAACAAACAACGATTTAA
- a CDS encoding PP2C family protein-serine/threonine phosphatase codes for MAIAGLNVMEMLRDQLKLKQLEIDSLLEITKAINSNKSASALFELFHRTLKDQIGVENMLLYSNNGDDWEPVIGNKFISELNPDLMNTLLKYNKLTDLSALNGELPDYLKQYDILIPVFHKEKPLAYLLMSNPRVESYEPLEDKVKFAQTVTNIISVAIENKRLFKKEVEQQSFKKELELAAQVQSMLIPDTLPNDDKIQMAAIYLPHQNIGGDYYDVLKLSDDEMFFCIADISGKGIAAAILMANFQAQIRELTKRNPVTIEEYMHELNKGVLMSTKGEKFITLFLAKYNRKTRILKYVNSGHNPPILINSHGYKFLDKGTTILGMFDELPSIKMGQVPIVEDTAIICFTDGLTDVVNEDNQVFPLDELIGLLQKNYTGDIATLNKKIINEIMRFKGEDGAVSDDITVLSVKILR; via the coding sequence ATGGCAATTGCGGGATTAAATGTGATGGAAATGTTGCGCGACCAGTTGAAATTAAAACAACTGGAGATAGATTCCCTATTGGAAATAACCAAAGCCATAAATTCCAATAAATCGGCCTCCGCATTGTTCGAATTGTTTCATCGTACTTTGAAAGACCAAATTGGGGTTGAAAATATGTTGCTGTATAGTAATAATGGCGACGATTGGGAACCGGTGATCGGAAATAAATTTATTTCGGAACTGAATCCCGATTTAATGAATACATTATTAAAATATAATAAACTCACCGACTTAAGTGCATTAAACGGCGAATTGCCGGATTATTTAAAACAATATGATATTTTAATTCCGGTATTTCACAAAGAAAAGCCACTTGCTTATTTATTAATGAGCAATCCAAGGGTTGAGAGTTATGAACCGCTGGAGGACAAAGTAAAATTTGCTCAAACCGTTACCAATATTATTAGTGTTGCCATCGAAAATAAAAGACTGTTCAAAAAGGAAGTTGAGCAGCAATCGTTTAAAAAAGAATTAGAACTGGCAGCGCAGGTTCAAAGTATGTTGATTCCGGATACACTCCCCAACGATGATAAAATACAAATGGCAGCCATTTATCTGCCGCATCAAAATATAGGTGGCGATTATTATGATGTATTAAAATTGAGCGATGATGAAATGTTTTTTTGTATTGCCGATATTTCCGGTAAAGGAATTGCTGCGGCAATATTAATGGCAAATTTTCAGGCGCAAATTCGTGAGCTCACAAAACGCAATCCGGTTACTATTGAAGAATACATGCATGAATTAAATAAAGGTGTATTAATGAGCACAAAGGGTGAAAAATTCATTACACTTTTTCTTGCAAAATACAACCGCAAAACACGCATATTGAAATACGTTAACTCAGGACATAACCCACCAATATTAATTAATTCGCACGGATATAAATTTTTAGATAAGGGCACTACTATTTTGGGTATGTTCGATGAGCTACCTTCCATAAAAATGGGCCAGGTGCCTATAGTTGAAGATACTGCAATAATTTGCTTTACCGACGGATTAACAGATGTAGTAAACGAAGACAATCAGGTGTTTCCGCTTGATGAATTAATTGGCCTGCTACAAAAAAACTACACCGGCGATATCGCAACCCTCAACAAAAAAATCATCAATGAAATTATGCGCTTTAAAGGTGAAGATGGCGCGGTGAGTGATGATATAACAGTTTTGTCTGTGAAAATACTTCGTTGA
- the carB gene encoding carbamoyl-phosphate synthase large subunit: MPKDNSIQHVLIIGSGPIIIGQACEFDYSGSQASRSLREEGIKVSLINSNPATIMTDPVTADQIYLWPLNVGSLEKILVENIEKGTPIDAVLPTMGGQTALNLAKEAFEMGIWAKYNCRLIGVDIEAIDRAENRELFRQLMVELGISVAKSHVANSFLEGKEFAQQIGFPLVIRPSFTLGGTGGGFVQNKDELDAALMRGLTASPTHEVLVEKAVLGWKEFELELLRDAADNVVIICVVENLDPMGVHTGDSITVAPAMTLSDTCYQEMRNLSIKMMRAMGNFAGGCNVQFAQDPYTEQLIAIEINPRVSRSSALASKATGYPIAKIAAKLAIGYRLDELSNQITKSTSAYFEPALDYVVVKMPRWNFDKFPGADDTLGLQMKSVGEVMSIGRSFQEALQKACQSLENNKIGLGGEKGFYKSSQEIIDSLAKPHWDRIFNIKKAMDLGVPVRTIHNQSLIDPWFLMQIQELVKIEKEVRRYQLNNIPHKLLLTLKQKGYSDLQIANNLGNCTEEEVYNHRRSLGIKRTYKLVDTCAAEFEAKTPYYYSTFEDENESVRSDKKKVIVLGSGPNRIGQGIEFDYCCVHGVLAIKESGYEAIMVNCNPETVSTDFDIADKLYFEPVFWEHLWELIEHEKPEGVIVQLGGQTALKLAKQLHEKGIKIIGTSYDNMDIAEDRGRFSDLLKDLGIPYPEYGAATTVEEATEVAHRIGYPVLVRPSYVLGGQRMRIVINDEELERSVIGILKHFPDNRILIDHFLDRAEEAEIDAICDGTDVHVMGIMEHIEPAGIHSGDSSAVLPPFHLSAHVIEQMQDYTKKIAHALNIRGLINIQFAIKNEKVYVIEANPRASRTTPFIAKAYQIPYLNIATKVMLGVKKLSEFTYDKKLVGYAIKEPVFSFDKFPNVNKELGPEMKSTGEAIRFIADLTDPAFREMYSKKSMYLSR; the protein is encoded by the coding sequence ATGCCGAAAGATAATTCGATTCAGCACGTATTGATTATAGGAAGTGGGCCAATTATTATTGGTCAGGCTTGTGAGTTTGACTACTCAGGATCGCAGGCCAGCAGGAGTTTGCGCGAGGAAGGGATCAAAGTGAGCCTTATCAATAGCAACCCGGCTACTATTATGACCGACCCGGTTACGGCCGACCAGATTTACCTGTGGCCACTGAATGTGGGCTCGCTGGAGAAAATTTTGGTGGAAAACATCGAAAAAGGCACTCCGATTGACGCTGTTTTGCCTACTATGGGCGGACAAACGGCCTTGAATCTTGCCAAAGAGGCCTTTGAAATGGGCATTTGGGCTAAATATAATTGTCGCCTCATTGGTGTTGACATAGAAGCCATCGACCGTGCTGAAAACCGTGAGTTGTTCAGACAATTGATGGTAGAATTGGGCATTTCGGTGGCAAAAAGTCATGTTGCGAACTCGTTTTTGGAAGGAAAAGAATTTGCGCAACAAATAGGATTTCCGCTAGTAATTCGCCCTTCGTTTACCCTTGGTGGAACAGGTGGTGGATTCGTGCAAAATAAAGATGAGCTGGATGCAGCGCTGATGCGGGGTTTAACCGCTTCACCTACACATGAGGTTTTGGTTGAAAAAGCTGTTTTGGGCTGGAAGGAGTTTGAATTGGAACTTTTGCGCGATGCTGCAGACAATGTGGTAATTATTTGCGTGGTTGAAAATCTTGACCCTATGGGTGTTCATACCGGCGACTCGATTACCGTTGCTCCGGCTATGACGCTGAGTGATACCTGTTACCAGGAAATGCGCAACCTTTCAATAAAAATGATGCGCGCCATGGGCAATTTTGCGGGTGGTTGTAATGTGCAGTTTGCACAAGATCCGTATACGGAACAATTAATTGCGATTGAAATTAATCCGCGGGTTTCACGTTCATCGGCCTTGGCATCGAAAGCTACCGGTTATCCGATTGCGAAAATTGCTGCTAAACTTGCTATTGGTTATCGCTTAGATGAATTGAGTAATCAAATTACAAAATCTACATCGGCATATTTTGAACCGGCTTTAGATTATGTTGTGGTAAAAATGCCGCGTTGGAATTTTGATAAATTTCCGGGAGCAGATGATACTTTAGGATTACAAATGAAAAGTGTTGGCGAGGTAATGAGCATCGGCCGCAGTTTTCAGGAAGCATTACAAAAAGCTTGTCAGAGTTTAGAAAATAATAAAATTGGTCTCGGCGGCGAAAAAGGTTTTTATAAATCGAGTCAGGAAATTATCGACAGCTTAGCGAAACCACATTGGGATCGCATATTTAATATTAAAAAAGCGATGGACCTTGGTGTGCCGGTGAGAACTATTCACAACCAAAGTTTAATTGACCCCTGGTTTTTAATGCAGATTCAGGAATTAGTAAAAATTGAAAAAGAAGTTCGTCGTTATCAGTTAAATAATATTCCACATAAATTATTACTTACCTTAAAACAAAAAGGGTATAGTGATTTACAAATTGCGAATAATTTAGGTAATTGCACAGAAGAAGAAGTATATAATCACCGTCGCAGTTTAGGTATTAAACGCACTTACAAATTAGTTGATACTTGTGCAGCAGAATTTGAAGCAAAAACACCTTATTACTACTCTACTTTTGAAGATGAAAATGAAAGTGTACGCAGCGACAAGAAAAAAGTAATTGTATTAGGTTCGGGTCCAAACAGAATTGGTCAGGGTATTGAGTTTGATTATTGTTGTGTGCATGGTGTACTAGCAATAAAAGAAAGTGGTTATGAAGCCATTATGGTAAATTGTAATCCGGAAACTGTTTCTACCGATTTTGATATTGCCGATAAATTATATTTTGAACCTGTGTTTTGGGAACATTTATGGGAATTAATTGAACATGAAAAACCGGAAGGTGTAATTGTACAATTGGGCGGACAAACTGCCTTAAAATTGGCGAAACAATTACATGAAAAAGGTATTAAAATAATTGGCACCAGTTACGATAATATGGATATTGCGGAAGATCGCGGAAGATTTTCTGATTTATTAAAAGATTTAGGTATTCCATATCCTGAATATGGTGCAGCAACTACTGTTGAAGAAGCTACTGAAGTTGCACATCGCATTGGTTATCCTGTGTTGGTTCGTCCGAGTTATGTATTAGGCGGACAACGCATGCGCATTGTAATTAATGATGAAGAATTAGAGCGTAGTGTGATCGGAATTTTAAAACATTTTCCCGATAACAGAATATTAATTGACCATTTCCTTGACCGTGCTGAGGAAGCTGAAATTGATGCGATTTGTGATGGCACTGATGTGCACGTAATGGGCATTATGGAACATATTGAACCGGCCGGTATTCACAGTGGTGATTCGAGTGCGGTATTGCCTCCGTTTCATTTAAGTGCACATGTAATTGAGCAAATGCAGGATTACACGAAAAAAATTGCACACGCTTTAAATATCCGCGGATTAATTAATATCCAATTCGCGATTAAAAATGAAAAGGTGTATGTGATTGAAGCCAATCCGCGTGCATCACGAACTACTCCGTTTATTGCAAAAGCCTATCAGATTCCATATTTAAATATTGCGACTAAAGTAATGTTAGGTGTGAAAAAATTATCTGAGTTTACTTATGATAAAAAGCTGGTTGGTTATGCAATTAAAGAACCTGTTTTCAGTTTCGATAAATTCCCGAATGTAAATAAGGAATTAGGTCCTGAAATGAAATCGACCGGTGAAGCCATCCGATTTATTGCTGATTTAACTGATCCTGCGTTCAGAGAAATGTATTCGAAGAAGAGCATGTATTTGAGCAGGTAA
- a CDS encoding glycosyltransferase — protein MLLITILVLLLIGGYVLLILYFLLGWLRLKEYVPGNAIPVTRVTVVVPVRNEEKNILNLLGNLRDQQYNKDLFEVIVVDDHSTDNTLKLINGFSMSNLRVIALKDDPALADASRTNKKIGIEKAVHAANGTLIMTTDADCHPGSNWIKTTVAYYEAHNPVMIAGMVSYFHDTSFLGKFQTLDFLSLVGIAAASIQNGFYNLCNGANLAYTKSAFIEVDGFRQIDHIPSGDDMMLMHKMAKKFGDKIAYLKNKDSIVYTSTEKDFVTFWNQRVRWTSKSTHYEDKRITGILAFVYLVNLLIVLNLAIGIFYPPMLKLAMWMFLAKLCIDTLFTYAVTKFFRRENLLWLFLPMQAVHVLYIILIAPAGVFGKYNWKGRRI, from the coding sequence ATGCTCCTTATTACTATTCTGGTGCTTTTATTAATTGGCGGCTATGTGCTGCTCATCCTGTATTTTTTACTGGGATGGCTGCGCTTAAAAGAATATGTGCCCGGTAATGCAATTCCGGTAACCAGGGTTACTGTTGTTGTGCCAGTTCGCAATGAGGAAAAAAATATTTTAAACCTGCTCGGTAACCTGCGCGATCAACAATACAATAAAGATTTATTTGAGGTAATTGTAGTAGATGACCACTCAACCGACAATACCTTAAAACTGATAAACGGGTTTTCAATGTCGAACTTGCGGGTAATTGCTCTAAAAGATGATCCGGCTTTGGCAGATGCGAGCAGAACAAATAAAAAAATAGGAATTGAAAAGGCGGTGCATGCTGCAAACGGTACATTAATTATGACAACCGATGCCGATTGCCACCCGGGAAGTAACTGGATAAAAACAACAGTAGCCTATTATGAAGCACACAATCCGGTAATGATTGCCGGAATGGTAAGTTATTTTCATGATACCTCATTTCTTGGAAAATTTCAAACACTGGATTTTTTAAGTCTGGTGGGCATTGCTGCGGCAAGTATCCAAAATGGATTTTATAATTTGTGTAATGGTGCAAATCTGGCATATACTAAATCGGCATTTATTGAAGTGGATGGCTTTAGGCAAATCGACCATATTCCAAGTGGTGACGACATGATGCTGATGCATAAAATGGCAAAAAAATTCGGCGATAAAATTGCGTATCTGAAAAATAAAGACAGTATCGTATATACTTCTACAGAAAAAGATTTTGTCACTTTTTGGAATCAGCGTGTACGCTGGACCAGCAAATCGACACATTATGAAGATAAACGTATTACCGGCATTTTGGCCTTTGTTTATCTGGTCAATTTACTCATTGTATTAAATCTGGCCATCGGAATATTTTATCCGCCTATGCTGAAACTCGCTATGTGGATGTTTTTGGCCAAATTGTGTATCGATACTTTGTTCACCTATGCTGTTACTAAATTTTTCAGAAGAGAAAATTTACTTTGGTTATTTTTACCCATGCAGGCTGTACACGTTTTGTACATAATTTTGATAGCCCCGGCGGGTGTATTTGGAAAATACAACTGGAAAGGCAGAAGAATTTAA
- a CDS encoding oligosaccharide flippase family protein: protein MRKNFITNIGFLLLLNLLVKPFWILGIDRSVQNVIGPDAYGTYFALFNFAYLFQVILDFGINNYNNRIIAGQPEKLGGVLVSTLALKLVLSVVYTILVFITAFGIHFSGEQLELLWLLILMQILMSFYAFLRSNVNALHLFKTDAVLSVLDKLLTSLICGIILWTTLLPFSISAEVFVYAQIIGYALSLFVAIAILGAQKMQIRFKIDKTLMYTVFRQSYPYALLGFLMTAYYRTDGVLLERLLGDEGAFEAGIYASAFRLLDALSIIGFLFAGLLMPMFSRLFANKEPIQPLLELGYKLMLVISVCVGVTTIFYRNEIMQLLYATGGAYSADILGWLMVSFIGISLTYIYGSLLTAGGRIRLLNKISLAGFLLNLILNLILIPEYKALGSAVATVFSQLLVLIAHVYLAGKQFSLPGTLKQGFQAVLFIIVVTGVNLLLSLLPVNWIIRYVLSGLISITAVFPSGVIRFGEIRPFIAGFRQALLKK, encoded by the coding sequence ATGCGGAAAAATTTTATCACCAATATCGGATTTTTACTGCTGCTGAACCTGCTGGTGAAGCCATTCTGGATTCTTGGCATCGACCGCTCCGTTCAGAATGTAATTGGCCCTGATGCCTATGGTACCTACTTCGCCCTGTTCAATTTTGCCTATTTATTTCAGGTAATCCTCGATTTTGGTATCAATAATTACAATAATCGCATTATTGCCGGTCAGCCCGAAAAATTAGGTGGTGTGCTGGTATCTACCCTTGCCTTAAAATTAGTGCTCAGTGTGGTTTACACCATTTTGGTTTTTATTACGGCTTTTGGCATTCATTTTTCGGGTGAACAGCTGGAACTATTGTGGTTATTGATTTTGATGCAGATTTTAATGTCGTTTTATGCCTTTTTGCGCTCCAATGTCAATGCCCTGCACCTATTTAAAACCGATGCCGTTTTGTCTGTGCTCGATAAACTGCTCACTTCACTCATTTGCGGAATAATTTTATGGACCACCCTGCTGCCGTTTAGTATTTCTGCAGAAGTGTTTGTGTATGCACAAATAATTGGTTACGCGCTCTCACTTTTTGTGGCCATTGCCATTTTAGGTGCTCAAAAAATGCAAATCCGGTTTAAAATTGACAAAACGCTTATGTACACGGTGTTTCGTCAGAGTTATCCTTATGCGTTATTAGGTTTTTTAATGACTGCCTATTATCGCACCGATGGCGTGTTATTAGAACGACTGCTAGGAGATGAAGGCGCGTTTGAAGCGGGTATATACGCATCAGCATTCAGATTGCTCGATGCTCTGAGTATAATCGGATTTTTGTTTGCCGGGCTGCTCATGCCCATGTTTTCGCGTTTATTTGCAAACAAAGAACCTATACAACCCTTGCTGGAACTGGGTTACAAGCTCATGTTGGTGATTAGCGTTTGTGTAGGTGTTACCACAATTTTTTATCGCAACGAGATTATGCAGCTGCTCTATGCCACCGGTGGCGCCTATTCAGCCGATATTCTAGGCTGGCTGATGGTCAGTTTCATCGGAATTAGTCTCACTTATATTTATGGTAGCCTGCTCACTGCCGGCGGGCGGATTCGTTTGCTCAATAAAATTTCATTGGCCGGTTTCCTGCTCAATCTTATCCTCAACCTGATACTAATACCCGAATATAAAGCGCTTGGCTCCGCAGTTGCTACGGTTTTTTCACAGTTGCTGGTATTAATTGCTCATGTTTATCTGGCCGGAAAACAATTTTCGTTACCGGGCACACTAAAACAGGGTTTTCAGGCAGTGCTATTTATTATTGTAGTAACAGGCGTTAATTTGTTACTGTCGCTTTTACCCGTAAACTGGATCATACGATATGTTTTAAGCGGATTAATCAGCATCACTGCTGTATTTCCTTCAGGTGTAATCCGTTTTGGAGAAATAAGGCCTTTTATTGCAGGGTTCAGACAAGCTTTGCTTAAAAAGTGA
- a CDS encoding O-antigen ligase family protein, translating to MLNLQAKPVELNIFWTATVLAITSMFAGFMLNEPLFYLAPVGFLFAYQLVINYKKIFFLLLLVTPGATEFYSSSGFSTTLPTEPIMIVLMFTFLFFVLMKREILDRDFFSHPIAIVLYIHFTWMLFTGLFADEIVISLKYLLAKTWFIVSFFCVSGLVIKNFKDYKTAFWCLFVPTLVLTIYTLINHYHYQFRFSEVNKTMVPFFRNHVNYAVFLALMLPLTIVATSWFKKYTWQKMLLKLGVAIILAGIYFSYTRSSWLSVTGAFAAYFLIRYNKLLPAVGIAIFGVIVFAFYMVHNNKYLDYAPEYTKTIYHSNFSEHMESTMSLEDVSSAERIYRWVAAMHMIEDKPVLGFGPGQFYFNYKEYTVNKFETYISRNEEHSTVHNYYLQITVEQGFIGIAIWVALLVTILYYGQTLYNRFTDKLYKNITLAVTLSIITIIVNISLSDLIEADKIGTSFFMFMAILINLDLYHKRNQKLNTTV from the coding sequence ATGCTTAATCTGCAGGCAAAACCTGTTGAATTAAATATTTTCTGGACAGCTACAGTCCTTGCCATCACTTCGATGTTTGCAGGATTTATGCTGAATGAACCATTGTTTTATCTGGCTCCGGTTGGCTTTTTATTTGCCTACCAACTGGTAATTAATTACAAAAAAATATTTTTCTTGTTGTTGCTCGTAACACCGGGCGCAACAGAATTTTATTCCAGCTCGGGTTTTAGTACCACATTGCCTACCGAGCCAATTATGATAGTGCTCATGTTCACTTTTCTTTTTTTCGTATTAATGAAAAGAGAAATTTTGGACCGCGATTTTTTTAGTCACCCCATTGCAATTGTGCTGTATATTCATTTTACTTGGATGTTATTTACAGGACTTTTTGCCGACGAAATTGTAATCTCATTAAAATATTTATTGGCAAAAACCTGGTTTATTGTTTCTTTCTTTTGTGTGAGCGGATTGGTAATTAAAAATTTTAAAGATTACAAAACTGCATTTTGGTGTTTATTTGTCCCTACACTAGTGCTTACCATTTATACGCTGATTAATCATTATCATTATCAGTTCCGGTTTAGCGAAGTAAATAAAACCATGGTGCCGTTTTTCAGAAATCACGTAAATTATGCCGTGTTTTTAGCATTAATGTTACCGCTTACCATTGTAGCAACTTCCTGGTTTAAAAAATATACGTGGCAAAAAATGCTGCTGAAATTAGGTGTGGCTATTATTTTGGCAGGTATATATTTTTCCTACACTCGCTCATCATGGTTATCGGTTACCGGTGCCTTTGCTGCATATTTTTTAATTCGATATAATAAATTATTGCCTGCTGTAGGTATTGCCATTTTTGGTGTTATTGTTTTTGCTTTTTACATGGTGCATAATAATAAGTATCTCGACTATGCACCGGAATACACCAAAACAATTTATCACAGCAATTTTTCCGAGCACATGGAATCAACCATGAGTTTAGAAGATGTATCCAGTGCCGAACGTATTTATCGATGGGTAGCTGCCATGCACATGATTGAAGACAAACCGGTTTTAGGTTTTGGTCCCGGTCAGTTTTATTTTAATTACAAAGAATACACCGTAAATAAATTCGAAACGTATATCAGTCGCAACGAAGAACATTCAACTGTACATAATTATTATCTGCAAATAACAGTGGAACAAGGCTTTATCGGCATTGCAATTTGGGTCGCATTGTTAGTCACCATTTTGTATTACGGACAAACATTATACAACAGGTTTACCGACAAACTTTATAAAAATATCACACTTGCAGTAACCCTTTCCATCATCACAATTATCGTAAACATTTCACTAAGCGATTTAATTGAAGCAGACAAAATAGGCACCTCATTTTTCATGTTCATGGCCATCCTCATCAACCTCGATTTATACCACAAGCGCAACCAAAAGCTCAACACAACAGTTTAA
- a CDS encoding ABC transporter permease, producing MRKQITGFSIFILVLAIIFAWFRYASADANFITAFFISLKVILITLAVLFIIYYPAIKLIRFWWKKKLTSVDIRNNQKAKSLNRFIQNGNALIGSITIFYALILALLAHIIAPDITPYANDQINELPFKEPGYSIMILEQPLELKPGKTGFVKWLINGKKVDYRQIPITAYRFAGDTIIVERYIGDGIAGQELHFLMEDITGEKLASGENSKQITKHYIHKKTFLLGTDDLGRDYLSRILLGIRVSLSVGVVAVIIALFIGIPLGALAGFYKQYPPFMRLGKKRKFFFPVDGAVMWFINIVWSIPTLLLVFPIVFAFGQNFYTIFIAVGITMWVDIARIVRGQVLQVREQEFIQAAKTFGYSDGRTIFRHILPNITGPVIVITAANFAYAILTEAGLSFLGIGVQPPAPSWGLMISKYKDNLITEPYLALIPGFAITILVLAFFMIGNGLRDALDIKSRL from the coding sequence ATGCGAAAACAAATTACCGGATTCAGTATTTTTATTTTGGTATTGGCAATTATTTTTGCCTGGTTTCGGTACGCTTCTGCTGATGCCAATTTTATTACTGCATTTTTTATCAGCTTAAAAGTAATTTTAATTACCCTTGCGGTTTTATTTATTATTTATTATCCTGCAATTAAATTAATTCGTTTCTGGTGGAAGAAAAAACTGACAAGTGTCGATATCAGAAATAATCAGAAAGCGAAATCATTAAATCGTTTTATTCAGAATGGTAATGCACTGATTGGTTCTATTACCATATTTTATGCTTTAATTCTCGCGTTATTAGCGCACATTATTGCTCCCGATATTACACCTTATGCGAATGACCAAATAAATGAATTGCCATTTAAAGAACCCGGTTACAGTATCATGATTTTAGAGCAGCCGCTGGAATTAAAACCCGGCAAAACAGGTTTTGTAAAATGGCTGATCAACGGAAAAAAAGTCGACTATCGTCAAATTCCGATTACTGCTTACCGGTTTGCAGGTGATACCATAATTGTTGAACGATATATTGGTGATGGCATTGCCGGACAGGAGTTACATTTTTTGATGGAGGATATTACCGGAGAAAAATTAGCTTCCGGAGAAAACAGTAAACAAATAACCAAACATTACATACATAAAAAAACATTTTTATTAGGCACCGACGATTTGGGCCGCGATTATTTAAGCCGGATTTTATTGGGTATTCGGGTATCATTATCTGTTGGTGTGGTTGCAGTTATTATTGCATTATTTATTGGTATACCACTTGGTGCTTTAGCCGGTTTTTATAAACAATATCCGCCATTTATGCGGCTGGGCAAAAAACGTAAATTTTTTTTCCCGGTAGATGGTGCCGTAATGTGGTTTATTAATATTGTGTGGTCAATTCCCACCTTGTTGTTGGTGTTTCCGATTGTATTTGCATTCGGGCAAAATTTTTATACCATTTTTATTGCTGTTGGAATTACCATGTGGGTGGATATTGCACGTATTGTGCGCGGACAGGTATTGCAGGTGCGGGAACAGGAATTTATTCAGGCGGCGAAAACATTCGGCTATTCTGATGGAAGAACCATATTCAGGCATATATTGCCAAATATTACCGGACCGGTTATTGTTATTACAGCGGCAAATTTTGCTTATGCCATTTTAACCGAAGCAGGACTCAGTTTTCTTGGCATTGGAGTGCAGCCACCTGCCCCAAGCTGGGGTTTAATGATTTCAAAATATAAGGATAATTTAATAACTGAACCCTATCTTGCTTTGATTCCGGGCTTTGCAATCACTATCTTAGTGCTCGCATTTTTTATGATTGGCAACGGGCTTAGAGATGCGCTTGATATTAAAAGCCGATTGTGA